In a single window of the Rhodothermales bacterium genome:
- the murA gene encoding UDP-N-acetylglucosamine 1-carboxyvinyltransferase gives MDKLVIRGGRKLTGTLNVSGSKNTALPLMAGALLAGGRTVIDNIPALRDINTFARVISVTGATVDFDAEQHRMVIDATNVTRPEAPYELVKRMRASFYMLGALLARSGRARVSLPGGCAWGPRPVDLHIEGMKAFGAEIELDQGYVVATATGGRLRGGSFTLTPSSVGATVNLLLAASTASGESRIDNAACEPDVIVFGDALKSMGARIEGLGTRTIHVQGVDALTAASLRNCPDRIELGTYMIAAAIAGSPGDRVEIANTKPEHLGDAFMSAFEETGTAVDIDGTTIGVTPTADLKAVSIETGVFPGFPTDLQAQWTVLLGHAGGNAKVVEHIYTDRFKHIPELRRMGLNAIVVGNEVVVEGGSTLSGAQVMSTDLRASVSLVLAGMIAKGETQVLRVYHLDRGYENLEGKLAGAGIDIRRERYDEFADPAS, from the coding sequence ATGGACAAACTAGTCATTCGCGGTGGACGCAAACTCACAGGAACACTCAACGTCAGCGGATCAAAGAATACGGCTCTTCCACTGATGGCGGGAGCCCTGCTGGCTGGCGGGCGAACCGTTATCGATAACATCCCGGCACTGCGAGACATTAACACCTTCGCGCGTGTTATCTCGGTCACCGGGGCCACGGTGGACTTCGACGCCGAGCAGCATCGGATGGTAATCGACGCGACGAACGTCACACGTCCCGAGGCTCCGTACGAGTTGGTCAAAAGGATGCGGGCGTCGTTCTACATGCTCGGTGCCCTTCTGGCGCGATCTGGCCGCGCACGCGTATCGCTTCCCGGGGGTTGCGCATGGGGTCCCCGACCTGTTGATCTGCACATCGAGGGCATGAAGGCTTTCGGAGCGGAGATCGAATTGGATCAGGGTTATGTCGTTGCGACCGCCACAGGAGGACGATTACGTGGTGGATCCTTTACGCTCACGCCGTCAAGTGTCGGAGCTACCGTCAATCTCCTTCTCGCCGCATCAACGGCTTCCGGCGAGTCGCGCATTGACAACGCGGCGTGCGAGCCCGACGTGATCGTCTTTGGAGACGCCCTCAAATCCATGGGCGCCCGGATCGAGGGTCTCGGCACCCGCACGATACACGTGCAGGGTGTGGATGCTCTGACCGCCGCTTCCCTCAGGAACTGTCCGGATCGAATCGAACTCGGAACCTACATGATAGCGGCAGCAATCGCCGGATCGCCCGGAGACCGAGTCGAAATAGCGAATACGAAGCCCGAGCACCTGGGTGACGCATTCATGAGTGCATTCGAGGAAACAGGCACCGCTGTGGACATCGATGGGACGACGATCGGTGTAACCCCGACGGCAGACCTGAAGGCCGTCTCCATCGAGACGGGTGTCTTTCCAGGGTTTCCCACCGATCTTCAGGCCCAATGGACCGTCCTGCTGGGACATGCAGGAGGAAATGCCAAGGTCGTTGAGCACATCTATACCGATCGCTTCAAACATATTCCGGAGTTGCGCCGGATGGGCCTCAACGCGATCGTTGTCGGAAACGAAGTCGTGGTTGAAGGCGGAAGTACTCTGTCCGGCGCCCAGGTGATGAGCACGGATCTCCGGGCCAGCGTTTCACTTGTGCTGGCAGGGATGATCGCGAAAGGCGAAACACAGGTCCTGCGCGTTTACCATCTCGATAGGGGCTACGAGAACCTGGAAGGCAAGCTGGCCGGAGCAGGCATCGACATCCGCAGAGAACGATACGACGAGTTTGCGGACCCCGCGAGCTAG
- a CDS encoding cysteine desulfurase — translation MMKPTIYLDHAATTPLDARVLESMLPYMTESYGNASSVHRLGRQARGAVEDSREKVAAMLGAEPSEIVFTSGGTEANNLAIVGTMMQGGAIVTSEVEHEAVLEPVSWLSSRGCEVRYVPVCADATVDPDVLSVELNSVERQRCLVSLMHINNEVGSVNDIGRLADAAHTHNAYLHSDAVQSVGLLDVDVQSLGVDLLSMSAHKLYGPKGVGALYVRSGIEMERQNRGGSQERSRRAGTENVAGIVGFSRALEIAVAERSQRRERLSKLRDLLTELLLNVSGSRFVLNSGAVDDRLAPHIVNVSVRRDDGLPFDGEMLLLNMDMEGVSVSSGSACSSGTVRPSHVLEALGRSRGDAGAAVRFSLGKDTSRADVESAVDRLRRVVERMHDMPGATSEKRDARV, via the coding sequence CTGATGAAACCTACGATATACCTGGACCACGCCGCGACAACCCCGCTGGATGCGAGGGTACTCGAGTCCATGCTGCCCTACATGACCGAATCCTACGGGAACGCGTCCTCGGTCCATCGCCTCGGGCGTCAGGCCCGGGGTGCGGTGGAGGACTCGAGGGAGAAAGTCGCCGCGATGTTGGGAGCGGAGCCGTCCGAAATCGTATTTACGAGTGGTGGCACGGAGGCAAACAACCTCGCGATTGTCGGAACGATGATGCAAGGGGGCGCAATTGTCACTTCAGAAGTTGAACACGAGGCGGTTCTGGAGCCGGTGAGCTGGCTCTCCTCCCGCGGGTGCGAGGTTAGGTACGTGCCCGTTTGCGCGGATGCTACCGTCGACCCGGATGTGCTATCGGTCGAACTCAATAGTGTGGAGCGTCAACGATGTCTCGTATCTCTCATGCATATCAACAACGAGGTCGGCTCGGTCAACGACATCGGTCGGCTGGCTGATGCAGCCCATACTCATAATGCGTATCTGCACTCGGATGCAGTACAGTCAGTCGGACTTCTGGATGTCGATGTACAGTCACTGGGGGTCGACCTGCTGTCGATGTCGGCCCACAAGCTTTACGGACCGAAAGGGGTCGGGGCGCTGTACGTCAGATCCGGCATCGAAATGGAGCGTCAGAACCGCGGGGGATCGCAGGAACGAAGCCGACGAGCGGGGACGGAAAACGTGGCTGGAATCGTGGGGTTCTCGAGAGCGCTGGAGATCGCTGTGGCGGAACGTTCACAACGCCGCGAGAGACTCTCGAAGCTGAGAGACCTTCTGACAGAGCTGCTGCTCAATGTCTCGGGCTCTCGCTTTGTCCTCAATTCTGGTGCTGTCGATGATCGGCTGGCTCCGCATATCGTTAATGTGTCGGTGCGTCGCGATGACGGACTTCCCTTCGATGGCGAGATGCTGTTGCTGAACATGGATATGGAAGGTGTTAGCGTCTCCTCAGGATCGGCTTGCTCGAGCGGGACGGTTCGTCCAAGCCATGTGCTCGAGGCCCTCGGGCGGTCGAGGGGCGATGCCGGCGCGGCCGTCCGATTCTCGCTTGGTAAAGACACATCGCGGGCCGATGTCGAATCTGCGGTTGATCGACTGCGTAGAGTCGTCGAGCGGATGCACGACATGCCGGGAGCCACATCCGAGAAGAGGGACGCCCGTGTCTGA
- a CDS encoding glycosyltransferase, whose translation MSDALAVFAKQPIAGRVKTRLQTLLDAAGAAEMYRAFLVDSVHQYISLNKRIYLYLDRHSADQSIVRELPDVDVRYQLGADLSERMRNASLDMFAAGHERCAIIGTDHPSLPLPFIQEAFNSLVDPMSMTIGPSEDGGYYLVGMNDFFPALFDGMTFSHERVFGDTLDRAVASSASVTVLPIWYDVDTPDQLPRLYVDLLADPLQAPRTLALLEKLASQHAWTRSV comes from the coding sequence GTGTCTGATGCCCTGGCCGTCTTCGCGAAACAACCGATCGCAGGTCGGGTCAAGACGCGTCTCCAGACGCTTCTAGATGCTGCCGGCGCCGCGGAGATGTACAGGGCATTCCTGGTCGATTCCGTTCATCAGTACATCTCGTTGAACAAGAGGATATATCTGTATCTGGATCGTCATTCTGCTGACCAGAGTATTGTTCGCGAGTTGCCCGACGTTGATGTGCGTTATCAGCTTGGCGCGGATCTCTCGGAGCGTATGCGGAACGCATCACTGGATATGTTCGCTGCCGGCCACGAGCGATGCGCAATCATCGGGACAGACCATCCGTCTTTGCCGCTTCCGTTCATCCAAGAGGCCTTTAATAGCCTGGTGGATCCAATGAGCATGACGATCGGCCCCTCGGAGGATGGCGGCTACTACCTCGTGGGAATGAATGACTTCTTTCCAGCTCTGTTTGACGGAATGACGTTCAGCCACGAACGAGTCTTCGGCGACACACTCGACAGGGCTGTCGCATCCTCGGCAAGTGTCACCGTTCTGCCGATCTGGTATGATGTTGACACGCCGGACCAGTTGCCGAGGCTCTACGTCGACTTGCTTGCGGATCCGCTGCAGGCGCCGCGCACTCTGGCTCTGTTGGAGAAGCTGGCAAGTCAACATGCCTGGACACGTTCTGTGTAG
- the fbp gene encoding class 1 fructose-bisphosphatase, producing the protein MEINSPTNDFSHLETLEQFIIEREESFPHSTGAFSRLIRDLSLAGKIVNRDMRRAGLVDIAGASGEINVQGEVQQKMDALAHKEFVRALRRGGECCLIGSEEHAEAIPIRTTGADSDGKYIVLLDPLDGSSNIEVNVSVGTIFSIYRLPDGFGEPTLEAALQPGVDQVAAGYIVYGSSTMFVYTTREGVNGFTLDPSIGEFLLSHPDIKIPEKGRQYSINEGNYYSFEDGLKKYMKWMQRTDPPTNRPYSTRYIGSFVADFHRNLLKGGLYIYPATAQSPDGKLRLMYEANPMALIVEQAGGRASDGRQRIMEKAPDKLHQRTPLYIGSEEMVMMAEEFLSGRRTLDD; encoded by the coding sequence ATGGAAATCAACAGTCCCACCAACGACTTCAGTCACCTGGAAACGCTCGAGCAGTTCATCATCGAGCGAGAGGAGAGTTTCCCTCATTCCACCGGTGCGTTTTCCCGACTGATTCGTGACCTCAGTCTCGCCGGCAAGATTGTAAATCGCGATATGCGGCGAGCAGGCCTCGTGGACATTGCCGGTGCCTCCGGCGAGATAAACGTTCAGGGTGAAGTGCAGCAGAAGATGGACGCCCTCGCGCACAAGGAGTTCGTTCGCGCCCTCAGGCGCGGCGGCGAGTGTTGCCTGATTGGATCGGAGGAGCACGCGGAAGCGATTCCGATCCGAACGACAGGTGCTGATTCAGATGGCAAATACATCGTCCTCCTCGATCCTCTGGACGGTTCATCGAACATTGAAGTGAACGTGTCGGTCGGCACCATCTTCAGCATCTACAGGCTGCCGGACGGGTTTGGTGAGCCGACGCTGGAGGCAGCGCTCCAACCGGGCGTGGATCAGGTCGCCGCCGGATATATCGTGTATGGCTCCTCGACTATGTTTGTGTACACCACACGCGAGGGTGTAAATGGGTTCACGCTGGATCCGTCAATCGGGGAATTCCTGTTGTCCCATCCGGACATAAAGATCCCTGAGAAGGGACGCCAGTATTCCATCAACGAGGGCAACTACTACTCGTTTGAAGATGGGCTTAAGAAATACATGAAGTGGATGCAGCGGACGGATCCGCCGACAAATCGTCCGTACAGCACGCGGTATATCGGGTCATTTGTGGCCGATTTCCATCGTAACCTGCTCAAGGGAGGGCTGTACATCTATCCGGCGACGGCGCAAAGTCCGGATGGAAAGCTGCGATTGATGTACGAGGCGAACCCGATGGCGCTTATCGTCGAGCAGGCCGGTGGACGCGCAAGCGACGGGCGGCAGCGAATCATGGAAAAGGCTCCCGACAAACTGCACCAACGCACACCGCTCTATATCGGAAGTGAAGAGATGGTGATGATGGCAGAAGAATTTCTGAGTGGGCGAAGAACCCTGGACGACTAG